In Paenibacillus sp. 1781tsa1, one DNA window encodes the following:
- a CDS encoding DUF86 domain-containing protein has protein sequence MYYVNREQIARRLAAVPEVAEGLRRTAQAWDGSLMLGMVQERCLHLAIEIVTDVGSYLIDGFIMRDASSYDDIIQINYEEKVFDHSTYEILRQLVTLRKPLVQDYYSWERSELHPLSVELPSILEHFTTQVSAYVETELGPFNAAQAEGQRKE, from the coding sequence ATGTATTATGTGAACAGAGAACAGATTGCCCGCCGGCTTGCTGCTGTACCGGAAGTAGCTGAAGGACTTCGCCGGACAGCACAGGCTTGGGATGGCAGTCTCATGCTGGGGATGGTTCAGGAGCGGTGTCTTCACCTGGCGATCGAGATTGTTACCGATGTGGGAAGTTATCTGATTGACGGCTTCATCATGAGAGATGCGAGCAGCTATGATGATATTATTCAGATTAATTATGAAGAAAAGGTTTTTGACCATTCGACCTATGAGATCTTGCGTCAGCTTGTCACGTTACGCAAACCACTGGTGCAGGATTATTACAGTTGGGAGCGTTCTGAGCTCCATCCGCTTAGCGTAGAGTTGCCGAGCATACTTGAACATTTTACGACACAGGTTAGCGCATACGTGGAAACAGAACTTGGTCCTTTCAATGCGGCACAAGCCGAGGGACAGCGTAAGGAATGA
- a CDS encoding sn-glycerol-1-phosphate dehydrogenase: MNMNERIAAWNEEAQQCACGHQHRMVDMLIHLEAGAIQRLPGYLSEQGYHHVTVVYDRHTFRAAGSDVLNSIREAGMHVDEIALPENRTGDIIADEAAIVQVMLGVKLESQAIIAVGSGTIHDLVRFVCSKMNKPFLSIPTAASVDGFTSAGAPLIVSGIKQTFQAVPPEAIFADMNILEQAPQEMTAAGFGDMLGKYTSLADWIVSRELGGEPFCPVAYRMTEEALNSCIDHVQAIAEGRAEGVAVLMDALIVSGISMLIIDHSRPASGGEHHLSHILEMDLMQAGERPVLHGAKVGVACALLTVKYKELAQTSDEPVFRIYNQLPEASQLIAWLEQVGGPVTTEQLGVTPEMVEHAFTTAHTLRPRYTGLKYINEVLNTR, translated from the coding sequence ATGAATATGAACGAACGAATTGCAGCATGGAATGAGGAAGCACAGCAGTGCGCTTGCGGTCATCAACACCGAATGGTAGATATGCTCATTCATCTGGAAGCTGGGGCCATTCAGAGGCTACCGGGCTATTTGTCTGAACAAGGGTACCATCATGTGACGGTTGTTTATGATCGACATACGTTTCGGGCTGCTGGATCTGATGTGCTGAACAGTATTCGAGAAGCGGGAATGCATGTGGATGAGATCGCTCTGCCGGAGAATCGTACGGGTGATATTATTGCGGATGAAGCAGCTATCGTGCAGGTCATGTTGGGTGTGAAATTGGAAAGTCAGGCTATCATTGCGGTGGGCTCAGGTACCATTCATGATCTGGTGCGATTTGTATGTTCCAAAATGAACAAGCCCTTTCTGTCGATACCGACAGCGGCTTCAGTGGACGGGTTTACCTCTGCAGGTGCACCCTTAATTGTAAGCGGCATCAAACAGACCTTTCAGGCTGTTCCGCCTGAGGCCATCTTTGCGGATATGAATATCCTGGAGCAAGCCCCCCAAGAGATGACGGCTGCTGGATTCGGAGATATGCTTGGCAAATATACTTCCCTTGCAGACTGGATTGTTTCTCGTGAGCTGGGAGGAGAACCGTTCTGTCCGGTCGCTTATCGAATGACAGAAGAAGCGCTGAATTCCTGCATTGATCATGTACAAGCTATTGCGGAGGGGCGGGCAGAGGGAGTAGCTGTATTAATGGACGCATTAATTGTTTCTGGTATCTCCATGCTGATCATTGACCATTCCCGTCCGGCATCCGGAGGTGAACATCACCTGTCCCACATCTTGGAGATGGATCTCATGCAAGCGGGAGAAAGACCGGTTCTGCATGGTGCCAAAGTTGGCGTAGCCTGTGCATTGCTTACGGTGAAATATAAAGAACTTGCACAGACATCGGATGAACCAGTGTTTAGAATATATAACCAATTGCCGGAGGCTTCTCAGCTCATCGCATGGTTGGAGCAAGTAGGTGGACCTGTGACTACTGAACAGCTTGGTGTAACCCCGGAGATGGTGGAACATGCCTTTACCACCGCGCATACACTTCGTCCTCGATATACCGGATTGAAATACATCAATGAAGTGTTAAACACGAGGTAA
- a CDS encoding DoxX family protein, which yields MLDTGLLIIRLVIGFIMIGHACKKLFGWFGGEGVSGTAKFFGAIGLKPARALAVCAGLAELIGGFLFGVGLWIIVGAILLMLPMVVAIAKVHADKGLWNLNGGFEYNLVIIGSLAGVALAGAGAYSLDALI from the coding sequence ATGTTGGACACGGGTTTACTTATCATTCGTCTCGTTATCGGTTTTATTATGATCGGACATGCATGCAAGAAACTGTTTGGTTGGTTTGGTGGTGAGGGTGTATCAGGGACAGCTAAATTTTTCGGAGCGATTGGCCTGAAACCCGCTAGAGCCTTGGCCGTGTGCGCCGGACTTGCTGAATTGATTGGTGGATTCCTGTTTGGAGTCGGTCTATGGATTATCGTCGGAGCCATTCTACTCATGCTTCCGATGGTTGTAGCCATAGCCAAGGTTCACGCAGATAAAGGTCTATGGAATCTGAACGGAGGATTCGAATATAACCTTGTGATAATAGGATCATTAGCTGGTGTTGCTCTCGCTGGAGCCGGTGCATATTCCCTCGATGCCCTGATATAG
- a CDS encoding helix-turn-helix domain-containing protein, with protein sequence MKKDAIKPCPTPYGCSVEVTLSVIGGKWKGAILYHLFSGPLRFNELRKLFPDITQRMLTLQLRELESSGIVHREIYPQIPPKVEYSLTPFGETLRPIIFSMRDWGETYTNEVLARSSQEV encoded by the coding sequence ATGAAAAAGGATGCAATCAAGCCATGTCCAACGCCATACGGCTGTTCCGTGGAAGTTACCCTTAGCGTGATCGGAGGCAAATGGAAAGGTGCCATTTTGTATCATTTATTCTCTGGTCCTTTGAGATTTAACGAGCTCCGAAAATTGTTTCCTGACATTACCCAGCGTATGCTCACCCTGCAACTTCGAGAGTTGGAAAGTAGCGGAATTGTTCATCGTGAAATATACCCCCAGATCCCACCTAAAGTGGAGTATTCCCTCACACCATTTGGTGAAACATTACGGCCGATCATCTTCAGCATGCGAGATTGGGGAGAAACGTATACCAATGAGGTTCTGGCCAGATCCTCACAAGAGGTATAG
- a CDS encoding DUF4261 domain-containing protein, whose translation MTNESKEFNEVNTESNEPNETPSGFHPVYMVELLFRERPEVDRLRLQEAMILHTGQVRLDVKQGSGEQEHEMLVFYHLDHKVSFQEGDIPAQTCMLPVNEIADRARFGGAVQQAWHWPEVGQVVEASRYSIRIHDMFTAAMPRKQRLELFQKTVLAIMESLTCDALYWYGSDKLVEPEAYTQAQEREEHLYAAMNVRMYQAGGTEEQRGLVMDTVGLSALGVPDVQCHFVGLDPDTVAQTLLGAAYYIFDQGDVLQDGQTLGSSGGRRWRCEHQAALVAPGRYVIDLDPGDEHAAADLEPARQN comes from the coding sequence ATGACAAATGAATCAAAAGAATTCAATGAAGTAAATACTGAAAGTAATGAACCGAATGAAACGCCTTCCGGATTCCATCCGGTGTATATGGTTGAACTCTTGTTCCGGGAACGTCCGGAGGTGGATCGCCTGCGTTTGCAGGAAGCGATGATTCTTCATACAGGACAAGTCCGACTGGATGTGAAACAAGGAAGTGGAGAGCAAGAGCATGAGATGTTGGTCTTCTATCATCTGGACCATAAGGTATCCTTTCAGGAAGGGGATATCCCTGCTCAAACCTGCATGCTTCCTGTGAATGAAATCGCAGATCGTGCACGCTTTGGCGGGGCTGTGCAACAAGCATGGCATTGGCCCGAAGTGGGACAAGTTGTAGAAGCTTCGCGTTACTCCATTCGGATACATGATATGTTCACGGCTGCAATGCCTCGTAAACAGCGTTTGGAGCTGTTTCAGAAGACTGTACTGGCAATCATGGAGAGTTTGACCTGTGATGCGCTGTATTGGTATGGCAGTGATAAGCTGGTTGAACCGGAAGCATATACGCAAGCCCAGGAACGTGAGGAACATCTGTATGCAGCCATGAACGTTCGAATGTATCAGGCCGGAGGTACGGAGGAACAGCGCGGGTTGGTCATGGATACCGTAGGATTGTCTGCGCTCGGTGTTCCTGATGTACAGTGTCACTTCGTTGGTCTTGATCCAGATACGGTGGCTCAGACCTTACTGGGTGCAGCGTATTACATATTTGATCAGGGAGATGTCCTGCAAGATGGACAGACGCTGGGTTCTTCAGGTGGACGTCGTTGGCGTTGTGAACATCAGGCGGCATTAGTTGCACCAGGACGATATGTCATTGATTTGGACCCGGGGGATGAGCATGCGGCGGCTGATCTCGAGCCGGCTCGTCAGAATTGA
- a CDS encoding helix-turn-helix transcriptional regulator — MPNQPEQHSIQAWSLINRKYLGKGVRVKRFRKPTRCQIRNRVLLAVLMANDIKLSQLAEDLSISSRSVSAWVYEGRIPGSTNLDKTCQLLGYPRHILFNEEVVRNSPVICQPESSRFMKRTVTRSPVSNRILTGLCMVHDLSVTDVSHWIGVHPGTFRKWLHQGTLPSAAFQEQAEQFFRIPKTILFADVILKDRRNN, encoded by the coding sequence ATGCCTAATCAACCAGAACAACATTCCATCCAGGCGTGGTCTCTGATCAACCGTAAATACTTGGGAAAAGGCGTCCGTGTTAAACGATTCCGAAAACCGACACGCTGTCAAATCCGTAATCGTGTTCTTCTTGCCGTGCTGATGGCCAATGATATCAAATTGTCCCAGCTCGCAGAAGACCTCTCCATCTCTTCACGCAGTGTCAGTGCGTGGGTATATGAAGGACGGATACCCGGCAGTACCAATTTGGACAAGACATGCCAATTACTCGGCTATCCCCGCCACATTCTCTTTAATGAGGAAGTTGTGCGTAATAGCCCTGTCATATGTCAACCCGAGTCATCTCGCTTCATGAAGCGTACGGTCACCCGTTCTCCGGTTAGTAACCGTATTTTGACAGGCTTGTGTATGGTCCATGATTTGTCGGTGACAGATGTCAGCCACTGGATCGGGGTTCATCCCGGCACTTTCCGCAAATGGCTGCATCAGGGAACACTGCCTTCCGCTGCGTTTCAGGAACAAGCGGAGCAATTTTTCCGCATCCCAAAAACTATTTTGTTCGCAGATGTCATCTTGAAAGATCGTCGCAACAACTAA
- a CDS encoding Gfo/Idh/MocA family protein, translating to MKTTHLCFIGAGFHASTNIYPSVVESGAQIQAIATRSMERSETALLKFGSNGKAYVNAQLMLQQETCDGVVVVAQPMDQTALVLECIRAGKNVYVDKPLGWNAAEASTVAEAAEQAGVVVMVGFMKRYAPVYMKLKELIDGGSLGKVRSFQMKFAVDSTPFCKDEEQFMKLAAIHMVDLMRYLFGEAIRVTGTTVKDGEHINQSISFVFENNVVGSAYFTGMSAWSRESESVLVTFDNGFASAEEINTLTVHQSRSSTSVPWKSLEEQDTVYTPSGSPMSGAYRDLYLRGFVGEMAHFIACCQNQTVPHSSAKDNIATMALCDSILSSLK from the coding sequence TTGAAAACAACCCATCTGTGCTTTATCGGTGCCGGGTTTCATGCATCCACGAATATATATCCTTCTGTCGTTGAAAGCGGAGCGCAGATCCAGGCCATTGCCACTCGCAGTATGGAACGATCAGAAACAGCTCTGCTGAAATTTGGCAGCAATGGCAAAGCGTATGTTAACGCTCAGCTTATGTTACAGCAGGAAACTTGTGACGGAGTCGTTGTGGTCGCCCAGCCTATGGATCAGACTGCTCTTGTCCTTGAATGCATTCGGGCTGGCAAAAATGTATACGTGGACAAGCCGCTTGGATGGAACGCTGCGGAAGCCTCCACTGTAGCAGAAGCTGCCGAGCAGGCTGGCGTCGTTGTCATGGTCGGTTTTATGAAACGTTATGCTCCGGTATACATGAAGCTAAAAGAGCTCATTGATGGGGGTTCGCTAGGTAAAGTGCGTTCATTCCAGATGAAATTCGCTGTAGACAGTACCCCATTCTGCAAGGATGAGGAACAGTTCATGAAGCTCGCTGCCATTCATATGGTCGATCTGATGCGCTACTTATTCGGAGAAGCTATACGAGTTACAGGCACAACCGTGAAGGATGGGGAACATATTAATCAGAGCATTTCCTTTGTATTTGAGAATAACGTGGTAGGCAGTGCTTATTTTACCGGCATGAGTGCCTGGTCACGTGAGAGTGAAAGTGTGCTCGTCACCTTCGACAATGGATTTGCGTCAGCTGAAGAGATCAACACACTTACTGTTCATCAATCCCGAAGCTCCACCAGCGTTCCCTGGAAATCTCTCGAGGAGCAAGATACTGTATACACACCTTCCGGATCTCCCATGTCAGGAGCTTATCGCGACCTTTATCTACGTGGTTTTGTTGGTGAGATGGCGCACTTCATCGCCTGTTGCCAGAACCAAACAGTCCCACATTCCAGCGCCAAGGATAATATTGCAACGATGGCTCTATGTGACTCCATTCTATCGTCACTGAAGTAG
- a CDS encoding Dabb family protein: MIKHIVLFKMKDRSAESIEAAAQVLRNLDGKIDVLVSLEIGIDVLRSERSFDISLTAEFASLEDLQAYQVHPLHQEVIKYMNEVREQSIAVDYEF; this comes from the coding sequence ATGATAAAACATATTGTCCTGTTCAAAATGAAAGATCGCTCAGCAGAAAGTATTGAAGCTGCTGCCCAGGTGCTTCGTAACCTGGACGGTAAAATTGATGTTCTGGTTTCACTTGAAATCGGGATTGATGTGCTTCGCTCGGAGAGATCGTTCGACATTTCACTCACGGCTGAGTTTGCGTCACTGGAGGATCTTCAGGCGTATCAGGTACACCCGCTTCATCAGGAAGTAATCAAGTACATGAATGAAGTCAGAGAACAGTCGATTGCAGTGGACTACGAGTTCTGA